A stretch of DNA from Myotis daubentonii chromosome 12, mMyoDau2.1, whole genome shotgun sequence:
TGTTGCAAAATCCCTCATTCCTTTTACATAGTTGTATGAAAATCGAGATTACAATAGGGGAAAATAAGaaggacaacagggggatgggagcatgagtgtgcgaggggggggggtggataggagggaggttgggggttaatggggggggatgaggacacatttgtaataacttaactaataaaataaataaataaaaaagaaaagaaaccagccTTGCTTCCAACAGTGCAAGTACAGCTCGGGCAACCCAGGAAGAATTTGACCCTCTTTTCTTAAATAAGGGAACAAAGTCTAAGATAAGATAATGTTGCCTTGGGGGAAAACAAACGTTTGCTTTCAGTGATTTTCCCTCCAGGGAGCCTGGCTGCTCTTCCATACTCCGGACTGAGTCCGTGTGGGTTTCTGTGCCAGCGAGCTTTGCAAATAAAGCATTAAGCTTCTCAAATGAAGAACTGAAGAATACAAGTCCCCCTGGTCCAATCAGTGCCACCAGGCCCCGAGTGGCATGGGGGCCGTGTATAGAAGCTAAAatgtcttgttttttaaaaacaaacaaacatggtaaGAAAAAGCTCATCGTTATCATTTCACTGCAATTTCTAAATGTTCTTTCATGAAGGTTTCATGCCGGTTAAAGGAAGAATTTTGAATAACAACAGTCTAAATATATATCCTTTTGAAAGTTCAAATTTAAGTTAAAAGGGAGTTTTACGTGGATATAAGTCTATCAAGAATTCTTCTGGAGAAAGCAGTGGTGAGGGATTGTTTTAAGCTGTCTTGATGTAATAAAGCTAGGGGAGCaaaagagggggggggaggggaggagggggagaggggagacctGGGTTGGAGTTTTGGACTCTGAACTTGATTTACTTTATGACCTCCAGCAAGTCACTCTGCAGGATCTTTGTCATAGATGAGTAGAGTGTTAGGGTCCCCCGAAGGAGGAACgcatgaggccaaaaggggtaaagaattataaattattgTTACATCTGCTAGCAGAAGGGCTGAGGCCAAAATGGCATCATCGAGGCAGAGTAGGGGGAGCaggatattttcttaaaatatgttttattgatttttttacagagaggaagggagagggacaaagagttagaaacatcgatcagctgtctcctactgggagtgtgcccacaaccaaggtacatgcccttgactggaatcaaacccaggacccttcagtccacaggccagtgctctgtccactgagccaaaccagttagggctagggGGTGGGGTATTTATGTCTCTTGTAAGGGTTAGGCAGAGAAACGGGACAGGTGGAGGCCAGATGGAGGCGGTCCACTGGAAACTGGGTTTCGCGTGTACTGGAAGCCGAAGGCCATCAATCATGAGACCTGTAATGAGAAAAACAGGCCAagggccgggaggggcggggcgagaGTCGCAAACAGAGCATAATGGAGCACAGGCCTAGCCTTGAAGTTGTGTTGAGGCATAAAGCAGATAGGCAGATGGAATGCCTGGAGCTTCTCCTACCACAGGAGGGCAGTAGGGAGCCACCGATGCCCTCAGGAGATGGCTACAGAGGCCTGGCTGTTTTGGAGTGACCCCACTTGCCTTGTAGAAAATGACCAGGGCAGAATGACACCCATTCCTCGACCCCacccgtgacttcctggttctgtggcatgggtggggccggcagtCCGTAGTTTTAGCACAGGGCCCACAGGACGCTGATGCAGCAGCTCCACGGCTGGCTTTGGGGCACTGCTCCCCGTTCAGAATCTCCCACTCGGTGACCTTGATCCAGAAGGACAAACGCGATGGTTAGGAGAGTGGTATCTGTTCAAATGTTTTCCTGAGAAACTAGACCACATACCAAGGAGTATTTAGACACGTTGATTTCAAACAAGGTCATAAAGATGCGTAAACCCCTCCAAGGTTGAAGAGCAGAATGTGGCCAGAACTTGgaggcccttccctccccctctcctctcacACAAGGCAATCTCTTACTCTGAATGATCTGCACTCTTGCCATGGATTTGAAACAAAGGatagaagaaaatttttttttaagtatatgtttttattgattttagagagagagggaaggagagggagagagagaaaaatcaatgtgagggagaataTTAAAGTTAGAAAATAGTTACCATGGCCCGACTGGCCTGACTCAGTGGCTGGGCataggcctatgaaccaggaggtcacggttcaattcccggtaagggcacatgcccagcttgcatgcttcatccacagtagggggtgtgcaggaggcagacaatcaatgattctctctcatcattgatgtttcaatctctcccctcccccttcctctctgaaatcaataaaaatatacttaacaaAAATAGTTACGATGATAATGATTAAGGAAGGTTTTCAAAAGACCTTTTTGGGGACTGGATTTCCTAGCCAATCTCTTCCCAAACCATGCCCTATACATAGGATTCACCACTAAACTTCAAAGCTGAGTAGTACTCAAAACAAAACTGGATCTGAGGGCAACACGGACAAGAAAACCCTCCATTATGGTCAGAAATGAAATTGCAAAGGTTTTGGGTCAAGGTAGTTTGTTTCTCAGTTGAAATATCAGTTACAAATACCCTCTTTAAAGATTTTTCAGACATGGTGGTTTGATTTCTTAGTGTCTTATAAGTGGTTTAAGTTCATCCCAGATGAGATTTTTAGACTGTTGCTAGCATAAAAACACTctaacctgtagagaatttttgtgagtttatttgagccaaactgttgacaattgccaggaagcagaagctCAATGTAttgggacagtggtcggcaaaccgaggctcgcgagccacatgtggctctttggaccCATGCGGGCACGCACTACGTTCAGTGCGAGGGAAACTTCGTAGcgcgtgcgcagaagtcggttttcggcctgtgCAAGTCTATTtggaagaagtggcgttagaagcaGTGGGGGTATGtgcgctgaggtcgacccctcagattgaggacgcttttagcaaaggccagcttacgagtaccctaattaagttaataacaatgtacctacccatagagtttaagtttaaaacatttgtctctcaaaagaaatttcagtcgttgtactgttgatatttggctctgttgactaatgagtttgccgaccactgtattgggataatgctccagagaaaggAAGTTTTCCACCTTgttttataccagtgatggcgaacctatgacacgcgtgtcacctctgaactcatttttgttgcttgatttttctttgttaaatatagaaaataaatatcagaaatataaatctctgttttactatggttgcaaatatcaaaaaatgtctacatgtgacacggcaccagagttaagttagggtttttcaaaatgctgccacgccgagctcaaaaggttcgccatcactgttttatactttgcaatcaaaggaggagacgtaagtgggttacaggaaatccactggtgatagattagggaagtgggagaaagcaaagcagggctgtggggggagggggaacctcTTAGactggataaagagtaaaatgatagacacaggCTTCTTTTACTGAGGTGAGTACAGATAGTCAAGCGGCCACAATTAACATGATAGcaggagaacaatgagggaattttTGGTTTGGGCCCTGGCGCTCTGGTCTGTCGAGTTCACATCAACAAAAGCTGGGACTAAactctcattttcttttgaatatatatcttattttattttagagaggaagggagagggacagagagaaacatcaatgatgagaatcactgatccgagGCATCCtgagcctaaaacctgggcaggtgccctgacctggaattgaatcatgatcacctcctggttcctaggtcttGCTGAAACATTGAGCTATGCCAGTTGGGCTAAACTGGTTTCATCTTTCCCCCCCAAACTTTGATTTTCTTATATAAAAGTTACATAATCAGCTGGGCCTTCCAACCAGAGCCAGGTAAGGGCCCAGTGAATGCTCCCAGTGCCCCATGTGCACATGGACAGATTTGAGCGCCAAACAGCCATGACTCCGGGGACCTGAGCAGGTAACGCTCATCAATGACTTGAAACAAACAGCACTCAAAGGGATTTGATAGGTAAATacgggcaataaaaatataaaaattataagaatttatttgatgAAAGATTACATGAGTCCATTATCAAGtgcaaataaaaattcatataaaatacaatatattaagaaaataagactatccaatatttatttagtatccTCTAATAAAATGGAATCCATTGAAATCTATAACATAGGAGGAAATTTACAATTACACCTATCATATCAGCCAGCTGAAGGATAAATACGTGCGGCCAATAGCATTTCATATGCAGTCACTCGCGGGAAACAAAAGGGACATGGTGATCTCAGGAGGATTCCATCCAATGGAAAAGTAGAAACATTTCTCCAACAGAATGAAAGGCTCCTCAAGGCTTGCGATATCCGTCTTCAGGGATGGAGGTGACAGCGAAAGGAGCTCCAGGCTTTTCGGAATTGAATCATGAGCATTGAACCCATAGATTGGTTCTCATTTTCAAGTAATGCTTGGCGCTCCAAAGCAGTGTCCACAACATAGATGAAGTGTCTAAGATGAAATTTATCGTTTGGAACTCTAGTCTTGCAGGAAACCCTGGGTTCACCAGCTGAGTCTTGGTTTTCAAAGTCTTTGTGAGGACAATTCGAACCACTTAGTCACACATTGTGTCTCTGTCCCACAGGGCCCTGCGGAGGAATCCAGGAAGGCCCCGGCTCCCAGGGCGCCCTCCCAGGAAGGGCTCTGGGCttctcctctccatctccctgtGGACCGGAAGGCCCCGGCGGTGGGGCCGGGCTGAGCCACGCCTCGGCAGGGAAGACATAGGCGGCCTGGGTGGCCATGGCATAGATGGTCTGCATCTGGGCGTGCAAATGCCCCCGCAGCTCGGCAAGCAGGGCCCAGTGGTCCCAGCTGAGCGGGGCAGGTGCCTGCTGGTGCTGCATCTGGACGATGTTGCCATAAGTGGCCTCCGACATGGTGCGCAGGGAAGTCACCAGGCTTGTCCTCAGCAGTGGCGGCTGGCCTCCCGAGGGCCTGGATCTGGGCTGTTTCCTGTGCCCAGGGCACTTCCTCTGCGCTCGGCTGGGGCAGGGGCGCCCAGTCTCTTGGCCGCAGCTGCGGTGGCCAGCAGCATCAGGAATCTTTGCTGGCTTCTCCCCAACCGCACTGCGCTCCTCTCCgggagagggctctgctgtgGCGCAGGGGCTGTCCCTGGAGCCTCTTTTCCTCTTCCCGGAGCTCCCCTGCCTGGAGCAGCTTCCTGCTTCTCCTCTTTGGGTGCTGGCGGTCTCTGTGAACCGGGAGGAagtcttccctttttcttccagTGGTTTCTCCTCCACACCggagcctcctcttcctcctaagGAATTCCTTCGGAGCGGAGGCGGGTCAGTGGGTCTTGGCCCAAAGGGGCGGCTGAGATTGCGGTTTCCTGGTCCTGAACCCATCTCGTGGCCCAAAGGAGAGACCCTTCCTCCTGGCATCTGTCTGGAATCAGAAGGGCAGGTTGGCCTGAGGTGCCTGCCTTTTATGAGGCCCTGGTGGAGTGTGGCTCACTCCCATTGGCTGGCAATTTGTATCTTCAACCAATCATCGGAGACTCGGGTGCGCTCAAATCCCTGAGGGATAGGGAGGGTTGTTTTTGTCCACACAAGGTCACTGCCATCAATCAATCTCATGCCAACAGAAGTTTCCAttatgggggtgtgtgtgtggggggggcgatACAAGGAGACACGTGATTCAGGTCAGGCTCTGGCGGGAAGGGTCTTGAGCGTGTCTCCCTTAGACAAAGGGGAGGCTGATTTTTATAAATTCCCCACTCTGCTCCCTGAGAGTTCTGTTGTCAGCAAATGGTTCATCCAATCTGGAGCTGACTCATTGGACCCCATAGTACTATCTTGATTGGTTGGAATCACATGTTCTGATGGCACATTATGGAGCTGCTCTAACTGGTCAGTAAGGATCCAAGTGAGGCCCTGGCcactgttctcagtggttagagcatctggtTCTGCAtccgctcctcctcctctcacaccATACTCCAGACTCATGGAAgagtcctaggttcaattctggtcaaggcaagTACCTTGTTTGTGGGTTCATTTGGCCTGACTCGGGTGTGTGCAGGATGAAACTAATTGATGttcgttttctctctctctctctcctctctctctctctctctctctctctctctctctctctctctctctctctcccccccccttcctctctgaaatcaataaaaatatacttaaaaaaaatagttacgATGCTAATGATTAAGGAAGGTTTTCAAAAGACCATTTTTGTGAACGGATTTCCTAGCCTATCTCTTCCCAAACCGTCCCCTATACATAGGATTCATCACTAAACTTCAAAGCTGAGGGCAACACGGACAAGAAAACCCTCCATTATGGTCAGAAATGAAATTGCAAAGGTTTTGGGTCAAGGTAGTTTGTTTCTCAGTTGAAATATCAGTTACAAATACCCTCTTTAAAGATTTTTCAGACATGGTGGTTTGATTTCTTAGTGTCTTATAAGTGGTTTAAGTTCATCCCAGATGAG
This window harbors:
- the LOC132213706 gene encoding protein FRG2-like yields the protein MGSGPGNRNLSRPFGPRPTDPPPLRRNSLGGRGGSGVEEKPLEEKGKTSSRFTETASTQRGEAGSCSRQGSSGKRKRGSRDSPCATAEPSPGEERSAVGEKPAKIPDAAGHRSCGQETGRPCPSRAQRKCPGHRKQPRSRPSGGQPPLLRTSLVTSLRTMSEATYGNIVQMQHQQAPAPLSWDHWALLAELRGHLHAQMQTIYAMATQAAYVFPAEAWLSPAPPPGPSGPQGDGEEKPRALPGRAPWEPGPSWIPPQGPVGQRHNV